From the genome of Ictalurus furcatus strain D&B chromosome 4, Billie_1.0, whole genome shotgun sequence, one region includes:
- the gabpb1 gene encoding GA-binding protein subunit beta-1, producing the protein MSLVDLGKKLLEAARSGQDDEVRILMANGAPFTTDWLGTSPLHLSAQYGHYSTTEVLLRAGVSRDARTKVDRTPLHMAASEGHASIVEVLLQHGADVNAKDMLKMTALHWAVEHGHGDVVALLLRFGADVHAQSKFGKTALDIALDNNNEDLAEILQVAMQNQINTNPESPDMLTIHTASPQFIIGPGGVVNLTGLISPSNTAKPAVMATEEVVTADSVDGAIQQVMTSGGQQVITIVTDGIQLGNLQGGGAINQPIIVTMPDGQQVLTVPATDVAEETVVSDEPSLKRARLEVEEEEEEEENTTTHTHETKEKVALLKQLEEANREAQKYRQQFLKKEQEAEAYRQKLEAITRQGGKKPA; encoded by the exons atgtctCTGGTGGATCTGGGGAAGAAGTTGCTGGAGGCGGCTCGCTCTGGACAGGATGACGAGGTTCGGATCCTCATGGCTAACGGAGCTCCGTTCACCACAGACTGG CTGGGCACATCGCCACTCCACCTCTCAGCTCAGTACGGTCACTATTCAACCACCGAAGTGCTGCTGCGCGCCGGCGTCAGCCGAGACGCTCGCACCAAAGTGGACCGAACACCTCTGCACATGGCTGCTTCGgaaggccacgcctccatcgTAGAGGTCCTGTTGCAG cacgGTGCTGACGTGAATGCTAAGGACATGTTGAAGATGACGGCTCTGCACTGGGCGGTTGAACATGGACACGGTGACGTGGTGGCGCTGCTGCTGAGGTTTGGCGCTGACGTTCACGCTCAGAGTAAATTCGGCAAAACGGCGCTCGATATCGCGCTCGACAACAACAATGAGGACCTGGCGGAAATCCTGCAG GTGGCGATGCAGAACCAAATCAACACAAACCCCGAGAGTCCCGACATGCTGACCATCCACACTGCATCTCCTCAGTTCATCATTGGCCCGGGGGGCGTGGTCAACCTGACCGGCCTCATCTCACCCTCGAACACAGCTAAacctgcag tgatggCCACTGAGGAGGTGGTGACTGCAGACTCTGTCGACGGTGCTATCCAACAGGTCATGACCTCTGGAGGTCAGCAGGTCATCACCATAGTAACCGACGGCATTCAGCTAGGAAACCTGCAAGGGGGCGGAGCCATCAACCAGCCTATTATAGTCACCATGCCTGACGGGCAGCAAG tgttgaCAGTTCCAGCCACAGATGTAGCAGAGGAAACGGTGGTGAGTGACGAACCATCACTGAAGCGAGCGAGACTGGAAgtggaagaagaggaggaagaggaggagaacaccaccacacacacacacgagaccaag gagaagGTGGCGTTGTTGAAGCAGTTGGAGGAGGCGAACAGAGAAGCGCAGAAATACAGACAGCAGTTCCTGAAGAAGGAGCAGGAAGCTGAGGCGTACCGCCAAAAACTGGAGGCCATCACACGCCAAGGGGGGAAGAAACCGGCgtga